A part of Halobacillus shinanisalinarum genomic DNA contains:
- a CDS encoding acyl-CoA dehydrogenase family protein, protein MNFELTEEQEMVRKMVRQFVDKEINPYIQQWDAEGHFEPSIMKRLADLDLMGVCIPEQYGGSGMDYNTLAIVCEELERGDTAFRTAVSVHTGLNSMTLLQWGNEAQKQKYLTPQAKGEKVGAFGLTEPNAGSDVASLQTTAVKDGDHYILNGQKTWISLCDHADHFLVFAYTDKDEKHRGISAFIVERTMPGFSSKAIKGKLGIRAGNTGELFFDSVKVPKENLLGEEGEGFKIAMAALDNGRFTVAAGACGQILACIEESINYCHERKTFGKEIGKHQLVQQMLAKMEAGYEMSRLLVFRAGSLKNQGKRNTRETSLAKWQACDYANEAANDAVQIHGAYGYSNDYPVERFLRNSKAPVIYEGTREIHTVMQAEYLLGYRSDKQLSNSLPVWPFEETKEEVK, encoded by the coding sequence ATGAACTTTGAATTAACGGAAGAACAAGAAATGGTTAGAAAAATGGTGCGGCAATTTGTGGATAAAGAAATTAATCCTTATATACAGCAATGGGATGCTGAAGGACACTTTGAGCCGTCGATCATGAAGCGATTAGCTGATCTTGATTTAATGGGAGTTTGTATTCCTGAACAATATGGTGGCAGTGGAATGGACTATAATACACTGGCCATAGTATGTGAGGAGTTAGAGCGCGGAGATACAGCCTTCAGAACCGCCGTGTCCGTCCACACAGGATTAAATAGTATGACACTATTACAGTGGGGAAATGAAGCACAAAAGCAAAAATATCTCACTCCGCAAGCGAAAGGGGAAAAGGTCGGAGCATTTGGCTTAACGGAGCCCAATGCTGGCTCTGATGTTGCCTCGCTACAGACAACGGCTGTCAAAGATGGCGATCATTATATTTTAAATGGGCAAAAGACGTGGATCTCGCTTTGCGATCACGCCGATCACTTTCTCGTTTTTGCCTATACAGATAAAGATGAAAAACATAGAGGGATCTCTGCCTTTATTGTGGAGAGGACCATGCCAGGCTTTTCCTCCAAAGCGATTAAAGGAAAATTGGGGATTAGAGCCGGAAACACAGGAGAATTATTTTTTGACAGTGTGAAGGTGCCAAAAGAAAACCTTCTTGGGGAAGAAGGGGAAGGTTTTAAAATTGCTATGGCCGCTTTAGATAACGGCAGATTTACCGTCGCAGCTGGTGCTTGTGGTCAGATCCTTGCGTGCATTGAAGAGAGTATTAACTACTGTCATGAAAGAAAAACCTTTGGAAAAGAAATCGGAAAACATCAGTTAGTCCAACAAATGCTAGCTAAGATGGAGGCAGGTTACGAAATGTCTCGTCTACTTGTCTTTCGTGCCGGTTCCTTAAAGAATCAAGGAAAAAGGAATACGAGAGAGACATCACTGGCTAAATGGCAGGCTTGTGACTATGCCAATGAAGCGGCCAACGACGCTGTTCAAATTCATGGAGCTTACGGCTATTCAAACGATTATCCAGTTGAACGGTTTTTGAGAAACTCTAAGGCACCTGTTATCTACGAGGGCACAAGAGAGATTCATACCGTGATGCAAGCTGAATATCTTCTTGGATACCGATCAGATAAGCAACTGTCCAACTCCTTACCTGTTTGGCCTTTTGAAGAAACGAAAGAAGAAGTGAAATAG
- a CDS encoding sigma-54 interaction domain-containing protein has protein sequence MEGSLHASNDVLLIGTETSELSALINENKELKKLTRELDAIIENSYDGIYITDHTGVTWKTNSAIERITGIPKEYYIGKHVDTLIKRGILKSSVTPKVVKQRRTVSLVQDNYAGKETLITGTPVFNEEGDVEKVVTNIRDLSDLNELQAELSKVNELNDKYKRELALLKNKSDRLDGIVVNSERMKMIYDTADRIADVDATVLILGQTGVGKDILAKHIFTNSMRSKEGEFIKINCGAIPPDLLESELFGYDGGAFTGANRQGKPGMFEVADKGVLFLDEIGELPLMLQVKLLRVLQENEIQRIGGTKPRKIDVRIIAATNRNLKDMVEKGDFREDLYYRLNVLPISIPPLKDRRDDILPLIQTFLKQANEKYHMTKMIDSKLKDFFFTYDWPGNLRELSNLIERLVVTTPKDIIKMENLPSEYSESNETAISPTPIVSLKEAAEMAEAKVLRLAVEKYPNTYEMAKALDTSQPTIVRKLKKYNLNCKKGEEYE, from the coding sequence ATGGAGGGTTCCTTACATGCCTCGAATGATGTTTTACTGATTGGTACAGAAACATCGGAACTGTCTGCACTAATAAACGAGAACAAAGAGCTTAAAAAATTGACCCGAGAGTTAGATGCCATTATCGAAAATTCATATGACGGTATTTATATTACTGATCATACAGGGGTAACATGGAAAACGAATTCAGCAATCGAAAGAATCACAGGCATCCCGAAGGAATATTATATCGGTAAACATGTGGATACTTTGATTAAAAGGGGAATATTAAAAAGCTCCGTTACTCCTAAGGTGGTCAAACAGCGGAGGACGGTTTCGCTCGTCCAGGACAATTATGCTGGAAAAGAAACCCTAATCACGGGAACCCCAGTTTTTAATGAAGAAGGGGATGTTGAAAAGGTTGTCACCAATATTAGAGACTTATCGGACCTAAATGAACTGCAAGCTGAGTTAAGTAAAGTGAATGAGCTAAATGATAAATACAAGAGAGAATTGGCTTTGCTAAAAAATAAGTCGGATCGGTTAGATGGCATTGTTGTGAACAGTGAACGAATGAAAATGATTTATGACACGGCTGACCGAATAGCAGATGTGGATGCCACTGTATTAATATTAGGGCAAACGGGTGTCGGCAAAGACATTCTCGCCAAACACATCTTCACAAATAGCATGCGTTCAAAGGAAGGAGAGTTTATTAAAATAAATTGCGGTGCCATCCCACCTGACCTCTTAGAATCTGAATTATTCGGCTATGATGGCGGTGCTTTTACAGGGGCTAATCGACAAGGGAAGCCTGGCATGTTTGAGGTGGCAGATAAAGGCGTGCTTTTTTTAGATGAAATTGGTGAACTACCATTAATGCTTCAAGTTAAATTACTGAGGGTTCTTCAGGAAAACGAGATTCAAAGAATTGGCGGAACAAAGCCAAGAAAAATAGATGTTCGAATCATTGCCGCTACGAATCGAAATTTGAAGGATATGGTGGAAAAAGGTGATTTTCGTGAGGATTTATATTACAGGCTGAATGTGCTGCCGATTTCTATTCCGCCGTTGAAAGACCGTCGGGATGACATTTTACCGTTGATCCAAACTTTTTTAAAACAGGCGAATGAAAAGTACCATATGACCAAAATGATAGACAGCAAGCTGAAGGATTTCTTTTTCACCTATGATTGGCCCGGAAATTTAAGAGAACTTTCCAATCTGATTGAAAGATTGGTTGTGACCACGCCGAAAGACATCATAAAAATGGAGAATCTCCCCTCTGAATATAGTGAATCTAATGAAACGGCTATAAGTCCAACCCCTATTGTGTCATTAAAGGAAGCAGCAGAAATGGCAGAAGCGAAAGTGCTGCGTCTAGCGGTAGAAAAATATCCGAACACTTACGAGATGGCAAAAGCATTAGATACAAGTCAGCCGACAATTGTTAGAAAGTTGAAGAAATACAACCTTAATTGTAAAAAAGGGGAGGAGTATGAATGA
- a CDS encoding acyl-CoA dehydrogenase family protein, whose protein sequence is MPVTVTDELQQMKTMIKNFVENEVEPYAQQIEDEDAIPQHLVEQAKELGLFGMSIPEEYGGIGLNTVGKATVLEQLGRTHNGFVSLISAHTGIGSTGLVKLASESLKQKYLPDMAAGNKIAAFALSEPGAGSDATNLSTQAEKKGDQWIVNGTKHFITNAPVADVFTVFALTDKDKGAKGGITAFLIEKDFPGLIVGKKDKKMGLRGSYTAQVIFDNCIVPEENVIGEVGMGYMNALKILGEGRIGLAARAVGSCDKLIELSASYAKERIQFGQPIANNQAIQWMLADMATETEAARTLTMMAAEKVDDGKKVIKEASMAKLFASEVFNKVADKAVQIHGGIGYIGEYPVERFYRDARITKIYEGTNEIQRLVIARRILEEN, encoded by the coding sequence ATGCCGGTTACAGTGACAGATGAGCTACAGCAAATGAAAACGATGATTAAGAATTTTGTAGAAAATGAAGTCGAACCGTATGCACAACAAATTGAAGATGAGGATGCGATTCCACAGCATTTAGTTGAGCAGGCGAAAGAACTCGGGTTGTTTGGCATGAGCATTCCAGAAGAATACGGAGGAATTGGTCTAAACACAGTCGGGAAAGCGACAGTGCTAGAGCAGCTCGGGAGAACACATAATGGATTTGTTTCTTTAATCAGTGCTCACACAGGAATTGGCAGCACCGGGTTAGTGAAACTTGCCTCTGAATCATTGAAACAAAAGTATCTACCAGATATGGCTGCTGGAAATAAGATTGCAGCATTTGCCTTATCAGAACCAGGTGCTGGCTCAGATGCGACAAATTTATCAACCCAAGCTGAGAAAAAAGGGGATCAGTGGATTGTTAACGGGACAAAGCATTTTATTACGAATGCACCTGTTGCAGATGTATTTACAGTATTTGCCCTAACCGATAAGGATAAAGGTGCTAAAGGCGGGATTACAGCATTTTTAATAGAAAAAGACTTTCCGGGGCTCATTGTTGGTAAAAAAGATAAGAAGATGGGGCTGCGAGGATCCTATACTGCCCAAGTCATTTTTGATAACTGTATTGTGCCGGAAGAGAATGTTATCGGTGAAGTAGGCATGGGGTACATGAACGCTTTAAAGATTCTCGGTGAAGGCCGTATCGGTTTGGCAGCGAGAGCAGTAGGCTCTTGCGATAAGTTAATTGAACTGTCAGCAAGCTATGCCAAGGAACGCATACAGTTTGGGCAGCCGATTGCTAACAACCAAGCGATCCAGTGGATGTTAGCCGACATGGCGACCGAAACAGAAGCTGCCCGGACTTTAACAATGATGGCGGCTGAGAAGGTGGATGATGGAAAGAAAGTAATTAAAGAGGCATCGATGGCCAAACTGTTCGCTTCCGAAGTATTTAATAAAGTGGCCGATAAGGCTGTTCAAATCCATGGTGGGATTGGCTACATAGGGGAATACCCTGTCGAGCGTTTTTATCGTGACGCAAGAATCACGAAAATTTATGAAGGTACGAATGAAATTCAACGGCTGGTCATCGCTAGACGTATTCTTGAAGAAAATTGA
- the rpoN gene encoding RNA polymerase factor sigma-54 codes for MKLELLQKQKMVMTPDLNQAITMLQYSTVEMEQFIQEQAMENPLIELEENNHEISFKEDVPISKSQSNFSSHHSEVNPLDYLKSEEKGMWEHLLQQAQFLDIEETERTILRYLILNLDENGYLPLSTLEISQLLNVPEQEAISAIDLLQQLEPAGVGARGLKECLLLQLRTYHPNERMTEQVITDYLELVANNKWKEIASCFKISLEEVKSIVTLIQSLDPKPCADIYHVPVRYQVPDIIIEKVKDKYTISLNDKFTPTINMNKQYTSYLGQNNETSHYLKKHYQKYLWLVNSIEQRRATILKITEVMVDKQIDFLNNGTASLKPLTLKDVAEEIDVHESTVSRATKNKVIQTPKGTFELRMFFSSKLGKDEIGTSTAKVKALLKQLVKNENKRKPLSDQKISAYFSDQEGVKVSRRTISKYREELNILSSSKRKGSSF; via the coding sequence TTGAAATTAGAACTTCTACAAAAACAAAAGATGGTGATGACACCCGATTTAAACCAAGCAATTACAATGCTTCAATATAGTACGGTTGAAATGGAACAGTTCATACAGGAACAGGCAATGGAAAACCCGCTGATTGAGTTGGAAGAAAATAATCATGAGATCTCGTTCAAGGAAGACGTTCCTATTTCTAAAAGTCAATCTAACTTTTCAAGTCATCATTCCGAAGTAAACCCACTTGACTATCTGAAAAGTGAAGAAAAAGGGATGTGGGAGCATTTATTACAACAAGCACAGTTTCTTGATATTGAAGAAACAGAACGAACTATATTGCGTTATCTAATCCTTAACCTGGATGAAAATGGCTATTTACCATTGAGTACATTAGAGATTTCGCAATTATTAAATGTACCTGAACAAGAAGCCATATCTGCCATCGATCTCCTTCAACAACTCGAGCCAGCAGGTGTTGGAGCCAGAGGTTTAAAGGAATGTCTGCTGCTGCAATTACGAACGTATCACCCAAACGAACGAATGACCGAGCAAGTAATCACCGACTATCTCGAACTGGTCGCTAATAATAAATGGAAGGAAATTGCTTCCTGCTTCAAGATTTCACTTGAAGAGGTGAAATCTATTGTTACACTCATACAAAGCCTTGATCCTAAACCTTGTGCAGATATTTATCACGTACCCGTAAGATATCAGGTTCCAGATATTATCATTGAAAAGGTGAAAGACAAATATACCATTTCACTTAACGACAAATTCACACCAACTATAAATATGAACAAACAATACACATCATACCTTGGGCAAAATAACGAAACATCCCACTACTTGAAAAAACATTATCAAAAATATTTATGGTTAGTAAATAGTATCGAACAACGGCGGGCCACTATTTTAAAAATTACCGAGGTAATGGTCGATAAACAAATTGATTTTTTAAACAACGGTACTGCTTCACTTAAACCGCTTACGTTAAAGGACGTTGCAGAGGAAATAGATGTTCACGAATCAACGGTCAGCCGCGCAACAAAAAATAAAGTCATCCAAACACCTAAGGGGACATTTGAACTTCGAATGTTTTTTTCCTCCAAACTTGGAAAAGACGAGATCGGAACTTCTACGGCTAAAGTAAAAGCATTGCTAAAGCAATTAGTTAAGAATGAGAATAAGAGAAAACCACTTTCAGATCAAAAAATATCAGCATACTTTAGCGATCAAGAAGGGGTTAAGGTGTCACGGAGAACGATCTCTAAGTATAGAGAAGAATTAAATATTCTATCATCATCAAAGCGTAAGGGGTCTAGCTTCTAG
- a CDS encoding iron-containing alcohol dehydrogenase — protein MVTSYFQFSVRTVIHNGAGSRTKLPELIKDLGGKRVILFTDKGLTKAGVTEKITDLFELMPGDVELAGVFDDIVQDAKSSVINQAVRFFKENNGDALLALGGGSVLDTVKGVKWMLDNKFSDIHEHLLGSVLESWPDVQPSFIPHVAVPTTAGTGAEVSPISVIFHENANVKVSIIHPFINADLAVLDPELTVGLPPKITAFTGFDALTHAIEAYFSPDANPMTDAYALQSTRMIKENIETAVHEGENIKARANMLMASSMAISAFSLALNAIPVHNLAHALGARYGIPHGLANAVLLPNVMESLPSIYLPRIKGFAEALRIENISDSPEKCLEQVTTYIRDLRSQIGLANTFEEVAIDHKQLEEIVTAVQSDPSGVFFRIPEEIIANVVNEVAGSEIKL, from the coding sequence ATGGTAACATCTTATTTCCAGTTTTCTGTCCGTACCGTTATTCACAACGGAGCCGGCTCACGTACAAAGCTCCCTGAATTAATCAAAGACCTCGGCGGTAAAAGGGTGATATTATTTACGGATAAAGGATTAACAAAGGCAGGGGTGACTGAAAAAATCACCGATTTATTTGAACTGATGCCTGGAGATGTCGAACTTGCAGGGGTTTTTGATGATATTGTCCAGGATGCAAAATCGTCTGTTATTAACCAAGCCGTTCGGTTTTTCAAAGAAAACAATGGGGATGCTTTATTAGCCCTCGGAGGCGGCAGTGTGCTAGATACAGTCAAAGGGGTGAAATGGATGCTGGACAACAAGTTCTCAGACATCCATGAACATCTCTTAGGAAGCGTACTCGAATCCTGGCCCGATGTACAGCCAAGTTTTATTCCACATGTGGCGGTGCCGACAACCGCTGGAACGGGCGCAGAGGTCTCGCCGATTTCTGTTATATTTCATGAAAATGCTAACGTGAAAGTAAGTATCATTCACCCTTTTATTAATGCAGACCTGGCCGTTCTGGACCCGGAATTAACCGTTGGACTGCCTCCAAAGATCACGGCATTCACTGGGTTCGATGCCCTGACCCATGCAATTGAAGCCTATTTTTCTCCTGATGCCAACCCAATGACAGATGCCTATGCATTGCAATCCACCAGAATGATCAAAGAAAACATTGAAACGGCTGTACATGAGGGCGAAAATATTAAGGCACGAGCAAATATGCTGATGGCCAGTTCGATGGCAATCTCTGCGTTCAGCCTTGCTCTTAATGCGATCCCCGTTCACAACCTCGCCCATGCATTAGGTGCTAGATACGGAATCCCTCATGGCCTGGCCAATGCTGTCCTTTTGCCAAATGTCATGGAAAGTCTGCCATCTATATATTTACCAAGAATCAAGGGTTTTGCGGAGGCTTTAAGGATCGAAAATATCTCAGATTCCCCTGAAAAGTGTCTTGAACAAGTGACAACCTATATTCGCGACCTCAGAAGTCAGATTGGGCTAGCGAACACATTTGAGGAAGTGGCCATCGATCATAAGCAGTTAGAAGAGATTGTGACGGCTGTCCAATCAGACCCTTCAGGAGTTTTCTTCCGTATTCCAGAAGAAATTATTGCGAATGTTGTAAATGAAGTAGCGGGATCCGAGATTAAATTATAA
- a CDS encoding ABC transporter ATP-binding protein, with the protein MLNLSDLTVKYGSFTAIEDVNVEVGEGEFVVLLGSNGAGKSTIFKAISGLEKPSEGKILFEGNSIGGLSPERLVKSGIVHCAEGRELFPRMTVNENLIMGAYVHRKKKKEIKQSIKDVYELFPILHEKREDAAGSLSGGQQQMLAIGRALMAKPKLMLLDEPSIGLAPLIVEQMFNVIQQINKDGTTILLAEQNANAALKIANRGYVFENGSIVVQGTSDELFTNDEVRKAYIGA; encoded by the coding sequence GTGCTTAACCTTTCAGACCTAACTGTTAAATATGGCAGCTTTACCGCAATAGAAGATGTGAATGTCGAGGTAGGGGAAGGTGAATTTGTTGTTTTGCTAGGTTCGAATGGCGCAGGAAAAAGTACGATATTCAAGGCAATCAGTGGTCTTGAGAAACCTAGTGAAGGGAAAATTCTTTTTGAAGGTAACTCGATAGGTGGGCTATCACCGGAGCGTCTTGTCAAATCAGGAATTGTTCATTGTGCGGAAGGCCGTGAATTATTCCCGAGAATGACAGTTAATGAAAATTTGATCATGGGGGCATACGTTCACCGAAAAAAGAAAAAGGAAATCAAACAGTCGATAAAGGATGTCTATGAGCTATTTCCGATTTTACATGAAAAAAGAGAGGATGCTGCTGGATCTTTAAGTGGAGGACAACAGCAGATGCTGGCGATTGGAAGGGCTCTCATGGCAAAACCGAAACTGATGCTGTTAGATGAACCATCGATTGGTTTGGCTCCATTAATTGTTGAACAAATGTTTAATGTGATTCAACAGATTAATAAAGATGGGACGACGATTCTATTAGCCGAGCAAAATGCCAATGCAGCATTAAAGATTGCCAATCGAGGCTATGTTTTTGAAAACGGCTCGATTGTTGTACAGGGGACATCTGATGAACTGTTCACGAATGATGAAGTGCGCAAGGCATACATCGGTGCCTGA
- a CDS encoding LuxR C-terminal-related transcriptional regulator: MNAEVIGNYVKEIHPAEQHDKKIHIAVKGFVELFPFLRVSLFAYSPLSFIGEGIIRMDESGSYGMSDIREDVRGIPPVYSVVHSKKATFVNNVREANSFPDKYVKRFNLSSLIIVPVIQSSTVVGAIFLDRYTGTGPLTKELITSLEQYGKCLGQLLYEPSEKKVILSKRETEVLQELAFGYSIKEIAGSFGISPFTVRDYVGSALRKLNVKHRGQGIAEAIRLGLIH; the protein is encoded by the coding sequence ATGAACGCTGAAGTGATTGGAAATTATGTGAAGGAGATTCATCCTGCCGAACAACACGATAAGAAGATTCACATCGCAGTGAAAGGGTTTGTTGAGTTGTTTCCATTTTTGCGTGTCTCGTTATTTGCCTATTCACCGTTAAGTTTTATCGGTGAGGGGATCATTAGAATGGACGAATCGGGATCCTATGGAATGAGTGATATTCGTGAAGATGTCAGAGGAATACCACCAGTATATTCGGTTGTCCACTCAAAAAAAGCGACGTTTGTCAATAATGTAAGAGAGGCTAATTCCTTCCCTGACAAGTATGTTAAACGGTTTAATTTGTCTTCTCTGATTATCGTACCAGTCATTCAATCTTCGACAGTCGTCGGTGCTATTTTTTTGGACAGATATACGGGAACCGGCCCGCTCACAAAAGAATTGATCACCTCCCTGGAACAGTACGGGAAGTGTTTGGGACAGCTCTTATATGAACCAAGCGAGAAGAAAGTAATCCTTAGCAAACGTGAAACAGAGGTGCTGCAAGAATTGGCATTTGGTTATTCTATAAAAGAGATTGCTGGCTCGTTTGGAATTAGTCCGTTTACTGTAAGGGATTATGTTGGCTCTGCTTTGAGAAAGCTGAATGTGAAACATCGTGGTCAGGGGATAGCTGAGGCGATCCGGTTGGGGTTGATTCATTAA
- a CDS encoding R2-like ligand-binding oxidase, whose amino-acid sequence MRKEILTTSARGLKEDSFPFRLYQKAKRLGVWDPRDIDFTQDKEDWKALTQPQQQSILRLISQFQAGEEAVTLDLLPEIMLIAKQGRIEEEMFLTTFLFEEAKHTEFFRIVLNVIGAEGDLSHFHSDTYKQIFYEILPEAMNRLRTDESPEALAEAAVVYNMFVEGVLAETGYWSFYRMLDSFGKMPGLMKGIEYLKRDESRHIAYGTFLLQRLVCEHPHLYDHITQKLNDLAPLSLQLNQEGAEQSAYDVPLEETVKFSQNQLSIRLEKVARARGKTIEEIYKPKESV is encoded by the coding sequence ATGAGAAAGGAAATTTTGACGACAAGCGCACGTGGGCTCAAAGAGGACTCATTCCCGTTTCGATTGTATCAAAAGGCAAAAAGGTTAGGTGTATGGGATCCAAGGGATATTGATTTCACACAGGACAAAGAAGATTGGAAGGCATTAACTCAACCACAGCAACAGTCCATACTACGGCTCATCTCTCAGTTTCAGGCAGGTGAAGAAGCTGTTACGCTCGATCTTTTACCCGAGATCATGTTAATCGCTAAACAAGGCCGGATCGAAGAAGAAATGTTTTTAACAACGTTTCTATTTGAGGAAGCCAAACATACAGAGTTCTTTCGGATCGTTTTGAACGTAATTGGTGCAGAAGGAGATCTCTCTCACTTCCATAGTGATACGTATAAGCAGATTTTTTATGAAATTTTACCTGAAGCGATGAACCGTCTCCGCACCGATGAATCCCCTGAAGCGCTCGCGGAAGCAGCCGTCGTGTATAACATGTTTGTTGAAGGAGTTTTGGCAGAAACAGGCTACTGGTCCTTTTATAGAATGTTAGATTCATTTGGAAAAATGCCTGGTCTAATGAAGGGGATTGAGTATTTAAAGCGTGATGAATCGAGGCATATTGCTTATGGGACTTTCTTGCTGCAACGCCTTGTCTGCGAACACCCGCATCTGTATGACCATATTACGCAAAAATTGAACGACCTTGCACCACTGTCACTGCAATTAAACCAGGAAGGAGCCGAGCAATCCGCTTACGATGTTCCACTTGAGGAAACGGTCAAGTTCTCTCAAAACCAGTTATCGATCCGTCTTGAAAAAGTCGCTCGTGCAAGAGGAAAAACGATCGAGGAAATCTATAAGCCGAAGGAAAGTGTATAA
- a CDS encoding DUF3870 domain-containing protein translates to MGNSQILFIAGHARLPEGMAAQNMYETITVTAEVDRVYGVVLEASCTLATEHGRDYIGRILKGFSLRHNIEAAITCIEEQYYGKAANAIIAALKDLHYQFQQVKQVQSPR, encoded by the coding sequence ATGGGAAACTCACAGATACTTTTTATTGCCGGCCATGCAAGATTGCCTGAAGGAATGGCGGCCCAAAATATGTATGAAACCATTACGGTCACTGCCGAAGTGGATCGTGTATATGGAGTTGTTTTAGAGGCATCATGTACACTAGCTACTGAGCATGGCAGAGACTATATCGGAAGGATCTTAAAAGGGTTTAGTCTGCGTCATAATATAGAGGCAGCTATTACATGCATAGAAGAACAGTATTATGGAAAGGCAGCGAATGCGATTATTGCTGCATTAAAAGACTTACACTATCAATTTCAGCAAGTGAAACAAGTACAGTCTCCCCGTTAG
- a CDS encoding ABC transporter substrate-binding protein encodes MKQFRLLALLIVLAFAFVLAGCVENPDNEEASGGEVETETEAPATEEGEKVVNIGYSGPLSGPAAYYGERTLNGLKMAAEEINENGGFEVDGQTYKLNPVALDDKYLPNETAANAKRLLQESQTPIIFSPHSGGIKAMQVFNEKEEFLIAAYSSEPAITEAENSLTVRIPPRYDGYMEPFTNYSMERFGKKIAAIPTASQYGKDWTEMLLPYWKEQGGEVVYNSSVDFSKDTDFFTMVTNALKEEPDVLFIGGPSEPTAKLAEQARKLGFEGGFIIMDQAKLDEMKNVTGTYETFEGAIGVMPLVNADYPGTPEFVKKYNEKYGENPGSEAGFHYIATYIFMEAMKAAGTVDDAKAIRAHIEEGIAQIPEDKQVYSISGIGEDGGFITGLSVAAVEDGEIVSIEVKQ; translated from the coding sequence ATGAAGCAGTTCCGATTACTAGCCTTATTGATTGTATTAGCCTTTGCGTTTGTTTTGGCAGGATGTGTTGAAAATCCGGATAATGAAGAGGCTAGTGGGGGTGAAGTAGAAACGGAAACAGAGGCTCCTGCTACGGAAGAAGGGGAAAAGGTAGTAAACATCGGCTATAGTGGTCCATTGAGTGGTCCAGCGGCTTACTATGGAGAACGTACACTGAATGGTTTGAAAATGGCAGCCGAGGAAATTAACGAAAATGGTGGTTTTGAGGTTGATGGGCAAACGTATAAACTTAACCCAGTTGCCCTAGATGATAAATATTTACCTAATGAAACGGCAGCGAATGCGAAAAGGTTACTGCAAGAAAGCCAAACACCAATTATATTTTCACCACATAGCGGTGGAATAAAAGCCATGCAAGTGTTCAATGAAAAAGAAGAATTCCTGATTGCAGCTTATTCGAGTGAACCCGCTATCACAGAGGCCGAAAACTCCTTAACTGTCAGAATTCCTCCTCGATATGATGGGTACATGGAGCCTTTCACAAACTACTCTATGGAGCGATTTGGTAAGAAAATTGCTGCGATCCCAACTGCCTCCCAGTACGGTAAAGACTGGACGGAAATGTTACTACCTTACTGGAAAGAGCAAGGAGGAGAAGTCGTTTATAATTCTTCCGTTGATTTTTCCAAAGATACGGATTTCTTCACGATGGTAACGAATGCATTAAAGGAAGAGCCTGATGTTCTATTTATTGGCGGTCCTTCTGAACCAACAGCAAAATTAGCTGAACAAGCCAGGAAACTTGGGTTCGAAGGCGGATTTATCATTATGGACCAAGCCAAGCTTGATGAGATGAAGAATGTAACAGGAACGTATGAAACATTTGAAGGGGCTATTGGAGTCATGCCGCTCGTAAATGCAGATTACCCGGGTACACCGGAATTCGTAAAGAAATATAATGAAAAATACGGAGAAAATCCGGGGTCGGAAGCAGGTTTCCATTATATTGCAACCTATATCTTTATGGAAGCCATGAAAGCAGCTGGCACTGTCGATGATGCAAAAGCGATTCGAGCTCATATCGAAGAAGGAATAGCTCAAATACCTGAAGATAAACAAGTATATTCGATTTCTGGCATTGGGGAAGATGGAGGATTTATAACAGGTTTAAGTGTCGCAGCTGTTGAAGATGGAGAAATTGTATCCATCGAAGTTAAACAATAG